One genomic region from Paramicrobacterium agarici encodes:
- a CDS encoding xylulokinase, giving the protein MTAPLVLSIDIGSSTVRSAIVDGAGTVVASARVARFDAVSGVEFVPETLWSDVVTTALSLPDEAREAVVAMGIAGHVGTVFVDEEGVSVGPGRGWADSAGVDLIREAAGDELSSLLRETGRPIVSGGAGAAFLALRHVDPAMAERVSQVLTPKDFIVARLTGRSSTDRTSAAYSGLSAVADGEWSAKMIALAGLTPAQLPDQRTATDVVGTVTSDIARELGLADGVVVVAGATDGSAGAAFVLRNRDDLIADIAGTTDVLLRITPDPVTVPAGAVVNPYPLGGFSVGGPTGATGGALTRWSSLLGLESVTDAAKLIESANERIGPGAGGLVIDPSLSGARFPYWRAGRAGAVYGQRDEHRVEHFLLAAAEGAAHVVRDGVDALDPGGTATLILAGGAARSLTLAQLRANVLGRTIEVCEEPDVTILGAALLAFDGAGVDVTQFGRKGRRSVIQPHPASADAYESLHLTWRTELGLAG; this is encoded by the coding sequence ATGACCGCCCCGCTTGTGTTGTCGATCGATATCGGCTCGTCGACGGTGCGCAGTGCCATCGTCGACGGGGCCGGTACGGTAGTGGCTTCAGCGCGAGTAGCACGGTTTGATGCAGTTTCCGGTGTCGAGTTCGTTCCAGAGACGCTGTGGAGCGACGTCGTCACGACCGCGCTCAGCTTGCCCGATGAAGCTCGAGAAGCTGTTGTGGCGATGGGTATCGCTGGCCACGTGGGGACGGTGTTTGTCGATGAGGAGGGCGTATCAGTTGGGCCAGGGCGTGGTTGGGCTGATTCAGCAGGAGTCGATCTCATCAGAGAGGCAGCAGGGGACGAACTATCCTCTCTGTTGCGCGAGACAGGGCGACCGATCGTCAGTGGAGGTGCAGGTGCTGCGTTTCTTGCACTGAGGCATGTTGACCCAGCGATGGCCGAGCGCGTTTCGCAAGTGCTTACTCCAAAAGACTTTATCGTCGCGAGGCTAACGGGTCGTTCTAGCACGGATAGAACTTCGGCTGCCTACTCGGGTCTTAGCGCAGTGGCCGACGGGGAATGGTCGGCCAAGATGATCGCGTTGGCGGGACTTACTCCGGCCCAACTTCCAGATCAACGGACCGCAACTGATGTGGTTGGAACTGTCACTTCGGACATCGCCCGTGAGCTTGGACTGGCAGACGGCGTCGTCGTAGTAGCTGGCGCTACTGACGGGTCTGCAGGTGCAGCATTCGTACTGCGCAATCGTGACGATCTTATTGCCGATATCGCGGGAACGACGGACGTCCTGTTGCGCATAACTCCTGATCCGGTGACTGTACCGGCTGGCGCGGTTGTGAACCCTTATCCACTCGGCGGCTTCAGCGTGGGTGGGCCTACCGGCGCGACCGGAGGCGCACTTACCCGATGGAGCTCGCTCCTCGGCTTAGAGAGTGTGACGGACGCCGCGAAGCTTATAGAGTCCGCGAACGAGCGGATCGGGCCGGGGGCGGGCGGCCTCGTCATTGATCCGAGTCTGTCAGGGGCCCGATTCCCATACTGGCGAGCAGGGCGTGCAGGCGCCGTTTACGGGCAGCGCGATGAGCATCGTGTGGAGCACTTTCTACTCGCTGCGGCAGAAGGAGCTGCGCATGTTGTGAGAGACGGCGTCGATGCCCTCGACCCGGGAGGCACTGCAACCCTGATTCTGGCCGGAGGTGCAGCCCGCTCGCTCACACTCGCCCAGCTTCGGGCAAATGTGCTCGGCCGAACGATCGAAGTATGCGAGGAACCAGATGTCACGATTCTCGGCGCGGCGCTCCTGGCCTTTGACGGGGCCGGAGTTGACGTGACGCAGTTTGGGCGGAAAGGGCGACGTAGTGTGATTCAGCCGCACCCGGCATCCGCTGATGCATATGAAAGCCTGCATCTCACCTGGCGTACTGAACTGGGCCTAGCTGGGTAG
- a CDS encoding NAD-dependent epimerase/dehydratase family protein, which translates to MRRLLIIGGNGIISWWVAKRALEQGWQVTNINRGVSHERPVADGVVELRGDADAPGSIRRAVAGREFDVVVNFRAYRPEQVAADIETFAGTISQYVFLSSASAYQKPVAALPITESTPLRNPFWQYSRDKIAGEDLLTAAYRETGFPFTTVRPSHTYDGGNMPLIGGWTPLNRMLAGKPVVVHGDGTTWWTLTHSRDFAEAFVELLGNPHAIGSAIHITSDEHLTWNEIVRTFARLLNVEAQVVHVASESIARELPEFGGRLLGDYSHSVWFDNAKIRRLVPGWVARTRFAEGAQEVIDWYFTPERRKVDEKVDSAYDRLVARFG; encoded by the coding sequence ATGCGACGACTGTTGATAATCGGTGGTAACGGAATAATTTCGTGGTGGGTTGCCAAACGCGCTCTCGAGCAGGGATGGCAGGTCACAAACATCAACCGCGGGGTCTCTCACGAGCGTCCGGTCGCAGACGGCGTCGTCGAACTTCGCGGTGACGCTGATGCTCCTGGAAGCATTCGCCGCGCAGTTGCCGGCCGTGAGTTCGATGTAGTTGTCAATTTCCGTGCCTACCGGCCTGAGCAGGTGGCGGCTGACATCGAGACGTTCGCCGGAACGATTAGCCAGTACGTGTTCCTATCGTCTGCGTCGGCGTATCAGAAGCCTGTTGCAGCGCTTCCGATTACTGAGAGCACTCCACTGCGAAATCCGTTCTGGCAGTACTCCCGCGACAAGATCGCTGGCGAGGACCTCTTGACTGCGGCCTATCGAGAGACCGGGTTTCCGTTCACAACTGTCCGCCCGTCGCACACGTATGACGGGGGCAACATGCCTCTCATCGGCGGCTGGACACCGCTCAACCGGATGCTGGCCGGAAAGCCCGTTGTGGTTCACGGGGATGGCACCACGTGGTGGACATTGACGCATTCTCGCGACTTTGCCGAAGCATTTGTCGAGCTCCTGGGTAATCCACACGCCATCGGCAGCGCCATACACATCACATCTGACGAACACCTCACCTGGAACGAGATCGTTCGCACTTTTGCTCGGCTTCTCAACGTTGAGGCACAGGTTGTGCACGTAGCTAGCGAGTCGATCGCTCGCGAACTTCCAGAATTTGGTGGCCGATTACTGGGCGACTACTCGCATTCGGTTTGGTTCGACAACGCGAAGATTCGTCGGCTAGTGCCAGGATGGGTCGCGAGAACAAGATTTGCTGAAGGCGCGCAGGAAGTCATCGACTGGTACTTCACGCCTGAGCGGCGCAAAGTAGACGAGAAGGTTGATTCAGCTTATGACCGCCTTGTAGCTCGGTTCGGCTGA
- a CDS encoding HNH endonuclease, which translates to MYSMLEEHAIREDVFRWLDRRLEFGTPEVSREELTNYTYDGVRIPLLDASRGIRNPRDFDATLSIMTSSKGPYDDAVTDDGFVHYRYQSREGGDNRKLKRAHELGAPLVYFHGIRPGVCVATYPVYVVADDEANRTFLIALDDSLRFFGDPLHMSDHERRYGERMARQRLHQPLFRARVMHAYANTCTVCHLKHPELLDAAHIVPDTDADGLAVVPNGLTLCKMHHAAYDRNLMGISPDYVVHINGDLLQEVDGPMLKR; encoded by the coding sequence ATGTATTCGATGCTTGAGGAGCACGCGATCCGCGAAGACGTCTTTCGTTGGCTGGACCGCCGCCTGGAGTTCGGCACGCCCGAGGTCTCGCGTGAAGAGCTTACAAACTACACGTACGACGGGGTACGCATTCCGCTGCTCGACGCTTCACGCGGCATCCGGAATCCTCGGGATTTTGACGCGACCCTTAGCATTATGACCAGCTCGAAGGGACCCTACGACGACGCCGTCACCGACGACGGTTTCGTGCACTACCGCTATCAGTCCCGAGAAGGCGGGGACAATCGAAAACTGAAGCGTGCCCATGAACTCGGTGCTCCGCTTGTGTACTTTCACGGCATCCGACCTGGAGTTTGCGTTGCGACGTATCCGGTTTACGTCGTTGCTGACGACGAAGCGAATCGTACGTTCCTCATTGCACTCGACGATTCTCTGCGTTTTTTTGGTGACCCGCTTCATATGTCGGACCACGAACGCCGATACGGCGAGCGAATGGCACGCCAACGCCTTCATCAGCCTTTGTTTCGGGCGCGCGTCATGCATGCCTACGCGAACACATGCACCGTTTGCCACCTCAAACATCCCGAGCTTTTGGATGCTGCGCATATCGTCCCGGATACCGATGCGGACGGACTTGCCGTCGTGCCGAACGGGCTCACTCTGTGCAAGATGCACCACGCAGCGTACGACCGCAACCTCATGGGGATCTCGCCCGACTACGTCGTGCACATCAATGGCGATCTACTTCAAGAAGTAGATGGGCCGATGCTCAAGCGCTGA
- a CDS encoding DUF262 domain-containing protein, which produces MIKSVGQNPLHELLSSDTNIVYHIPAYQREYSWGRSHWDALFDDLLEEERGSGHFLGTIICVNRTQDAAHESVLELVDGQQRMTTLSLLLLALYKSLNMIVDELDEEQRADLVGLRKMLTLRNPTRARLRPQTQNSNSDDYLTLLREAGLDVGGPSTTYVGVRRLAKALSHFQQRLDNYVESSDEQRTACLLSFYSRVKRSILVKLEVESNADAFMLFESLNNRGLPLTPIDLIKTSILSVADRTDGTSTESAYESWSRWLDVLGDDYTDQERFFRQFYNGFKNEWNLGVKGVSVATRSNLIRTYEEILKSDLPTFLDRMDTATSAYGKIVNSTASDDSSHLSDALRDLARAQAAPSYMLVMYYLVERARWGLTDSDITDLVRFFTKFSIRRNLTNTPPTYDLDRLFIDIIETTPSGDAGAVKAHVFDRLISVSASDDEFTSQLRGPIYEENSAVTRFVLIALARSRMTRETVKDLWERVPQGGGKRVYLWTIEHVLPQGSALPSTWIADLGGVENAREIQERSAHKLGNLTLSGYNSTLSNKSFADKRDRTDNQGRPVGYKNGISLNETLARSDAWTEADIDARTEELVPQILELFTLDSPAAR; this is translated from the coding sequence GTGATCAAATCCGTCGGTCAGAACCCTCTTCACGAGCTCTTAAGCTCTGACACCAACATCGTTTACCACATTCCGGCGTACCAGCGTGAGTACTCCTGGGGCCGCTCACACTGGGATGCGCTGTTCGATGACTTACTCGAGGAAGAGCGTGGATCCGGCCACTTTCTCGGCACCATCATTTGCGTGAACCGAACTCAAGATGCTGCCCACGAGTCAGTGCTTGAACTGGTCGACGGTCAACAGCGTATGACGACGCTTTCGCTACTACTCCTCGCGCTCTATAAGTCTCTCAACATGATCGTTGACGAGCTCGACGAGGAGCAGCGCGCGGACCTTGTTGGTCTCAGAAAAATGCTGACGTTGAGGAACCCTACTCGCGCACGCTTGCGTCCCCAGACCCAGAATTCAAATAGTGATGATTACTTGACGCTGCTCCGCGAGGCGGGGCTTGACGTCGGTGGCCCGTCGACGACGTATGTCGGGGTACGCCGTCTCGCGAAGGCTCTTTCTCATTTCCAGCAGCGTCTCGACAATTACGTGGAATCAAGCGATGAGCAGCGCACAGCATGCTTGCTCAGCTTTTACAGTCGCGTCAAGCGTTCAATACTTGTCAAGCTCGAAGTTGAGTCGAATGCCGATGCATTCATGCTCTTCGAATCACTCAACAACCGCGGCCTTCCACTAACACCCATCGACCTCATCAAGACAAGCATTCTGTCCGTGGCCGACCGAACAGATGGAACGTCAACGGAGTCCGCCTACGAGTCATGGTCTCGTTGGCTGGATGTTCTCGGGGACGACTACACCGACCAGGAGCGCTTCTTCCGCCAGTTTTATAACGGGTTCAAGAACGAATGGAACCTGGGGGTCAAGGGCGTGAGCGTGGCGACCCGCTCTAACCTGATCAGAACGTACGAGGAAATCTTGAAGTCGGACTTGCCGACGTTCCTCGATCGGATGGACACAGCGACGAGTGCTTACGGCAAGATCGTCAATTCCACAGCATCCGATGATTCAAGCCATCTCTCTGATGCGCTCAGGGATCTCGCGCGTGCTCAAGCGGCGCCCTCCTACATGCTCGTCATGTATTACCTCGTCGAGCGAGCCAGATGGGGGCTCACCGATTCGGACATCACTGACCTTGTTCGCTTTTTCACGAAGTTCTCTATCCGGAGAAATCTTACGAACACCCCGCCGACTTACGATCTCGACAGACTGTTCATCGACATTATCGAGACGACACCGTCTGGCGACGCGGGGGCTGTCAAGGCACACGTTTTCGACCGACTCATTTCTGTTTCTGCGTCGGATGACGAGTTTACGTCACAGCTCAGGGGGCCGATATACGAAGAGAACTCGGCCGTGACGCGGTTTGTTTTGATCGCGCTCGCCCGTTCTCGTATGACGCGCGAGACCGTAAAGGATTTGTGGGAACGCGTCCCGCAGGGCGGCGGTAAACGGGTCTATCTCTGGACGATTGAGCACGTGCTCCCCCAGGGATCGGCACTGCCGAGTACGTGGATAGCCGACCTCGGCGGCGTTGAGAATGCGCGCGAGATTCAGGAACGTAGCGCGCACAAACTCGGTAATCTGACCCTGAGCGGCTACAACTCCACCTTGAGCAACAAGTCGTTTGCTGACAAACGTGATCGGACGGACAATCAAGGACGGCCGGTCGGGTACAAGAACGGCATCAGCCTGAATGAGACTCTTGCACGTTCGGACGCCTGGACAGAGGCCGACATCGACGCTCGTACAGAAGAACTCGTTCCTCAGATTCTGGAGTTGTTCACGTTGGACTCACCGGCGGCGCGGTGA
- a CDS encoding helicase-related protein, whose protein sequence is MTNTALTASPKSQLNVAPGSTVIVRDAEWIVTSTEMTQDGMKVSVQGLSELVRDTSAVFYESLDTIAPLDPREARVVADTSAGYKRARLWLDATLRKGAIPLNEGKLTVSTRMLSDTLEYQRSAVLKALDPANLRPRILIADAVGLGKTIEIGMILSELVRRGRGDRTLIVTPKHVLEQMQHEMWTRFGLPFVRLDSVGIQRVRQQLPATRNPFSLYKRVIISIDTLKQEKYLAHLKKHRWDAVVIDESHNITGATQNNRLARILAENAEALLLASATPHNGKAESFAEMMRLLEPTAVTPNGEVIPSEVERLVIRRHRNSPEVRDEVGDDWAERMPLQNFRVDASPAENAVADELAEVWLHPDSGSSPYSGSVKGLFPWTLAKAFLSSPAALAESVSERIRRLGTELTSEQRRERDALEHLGELAQVSLQQPSAKYNRLVEYMRHVGISKSSSERIVVFSERVATLGWLRSNIMKDFGLAADQVEVLHGGLSDVEQQEIVESFKQSSSRIRVLITGDVASEGVNLHSQCHELVHFDIPWSLIRIEQRNGRIDRYGQRKRPQITTLLLTPSNDKFTGDVRVLKRLLEREEEAHQQLGDSGSLMGMYSAEAEEKAIMTVLDRGSDLDTVVPTVEKAFAATGDAIGALLANIAAASSETAVEKEEPYKGSGLFASDLDYLTTALSEVYSTPAANESHGGVSWREHREHGTAELTPPRDLAQRLKVLPQSYLTARNVTEHFALATTRQRASALLKDAVNSPDSTTIWPEAHYLGPLHPILDWMSDRALSELSRNEVFAVQTSVSHPTVLVQGSLTNRRGQVVALSFMTVAFPNPDNPSFALVETHGNARAAIEEMGLTTSLVNTGRPLDIGTAQRLVPVAYAKAESNIEEVVRSSREDITNRVSAWRDRVDEWKSDAATLTQIHSLRSRAHTVDQEREIAESMLPNQRLIRPLLVAMPADEEA, encoded by the coding sequence GTGACTAATACGGCGCTAACAGCCAGCCCAAAGAGTCAGCTGAACGTCGCGCCGGGGTCGACCGTGATCGTCCGCGATGCTGAGTGGATCGTCACCAGCACCGAGATGACTCAAGACGGCATGAAAGTTTCCGTTCAGGGGCTTTCGGAGCTCGTTCGCGACACGTCGGCCGTGTTTTATGAGTCACTCGACACGATCGCCCCACTCGATCCGCGCGAGGCGCGCGTCGTGGCAGACACGTCGGCAGGATACAAGCGGGCGCGCCTCTGGCTCGACGCCACACTGCGCAAAGGTGCGATTCCGCTCAACGAAGGTAAGCTCACCGTTTCAACGCGGATGCTGTCAGACACCCTCGAGTATCAGCGCAGTGCCGTGCTCAAGGCACTTGACCCCGCGAACCTCAGACCACGCATCCTCATTGCTGACGCCGTCGGCCTCGGGAAGACCATCGAGATCGGCATGATTCTCTCGGAGCTCGTGCGACGTGGGCGCGGCGACCGCACCCTTATCGTCACCCCCAAACACGTGCTCGAGCAGATGCAACACGAAATGTGGACGCGCTTCGGCCTGCCGTTCGTGCGCCTCGACTCCGTGGGTATCCAGCGCGTGCGGCAGCAGCTACCCGCAACGCGCAACCCGTTCAGCCTGTACAAGCGCGTCATCATCTCGATCGACACGCTCAAGCAAGAGAAGTATCTCGCGCACCTCAAGAAACATCGGTGGGATGCCGTCGTGATCGACGAATCGCACAACATCACGGGTGCGACACAGAACAACCGGCTCGCCCGCATCCTCGCCGAGAATGCTGAAGCGCTGCTTCTCGCGTCGGCGACACCACACAACGGGAAGGCGGAGTCGTTCGCCGAGATGATGCGACTACTCGAGCCCACTGCGGTGACGCCGAATGGCGAGGTCATCCCCTCAGAGGTGGAACGCCTCGTCATTCGGCGGCACCGAAACAGCCCCGAGGTTCGCGATGAGGTTGGTGACGATTGGGCCGAGCGGATGCCGTTGCAGAACTTCCGTGTCGATGCATCGCCCGCCGAAAACGCCGTTGCCGACGAGCTGGCTGAGGTATGGCTTCATCCCGACAGCGGATCATCACCATACTCGGGCAGCGTCAAGGGCCTCTTCCCCTGGACGCTCGCGAAGGCGTTCCTCTCATCGCCGGCCGCGCTCGCCGAATCTGTCTCAGAACGAATTCGACGGCTCGGCACCGAGCTCACGAGCGAGCAGCGTCGAGAGCGAGATGCACTTGAACACCTGGGTGAGCTCGCACAGGTCTCTCTGCAGCAACCATCGGCGAAGTACAATCGACTCGTCGAATACATGCGCCACGTGGGAATCAGTAAGTCGTCGAGTGAGCGCATAGTGGTCTTCTCTGAGCGTGTCGCAACGCTGGGCTGGCTGCGCAGCAACATCATGAAAGACTTCGGGCTCGCGGCCGACCAAGTTGAGGTGCTGCACGGCGGTCTCAGCGACGTCGAGCAGCAAGAAATCGTCGAGAGCTTCAAGCAGTCATCATCACGAATCCGCGTCTTGATCACGGGCGACGTTGCGTCTGAAGGCGTCAACCTGCACTCTCAATGCCACGAGCTCGTGCACTTCGATATTCCGTGGAGCCTCATTCGCATTGAGCAGCGCAACGGTCGCATCGACCGCTATGGGCAGCGCAAACGCCCTCAGATCACCACACTGTTGCTCACGCCCAGCAATGACAAGTTCACGGGCGACGTTCGTGTGTTGAAGCGTCTGCTCGAACGTGAAGAAGAGGCGCACCAGCAGCTAGGCGATTCGGGCTCCCTCATGGGCATGTACAGTGCGGAGGCCGAAGAGAAAGCGATCATGACCGTGCTCGATCGCGGCTCCGACCTCGATACTGTCGTTCCCACTGTCGAGAAGGCATTTGCCGCGACTGGCGACGCGATCGGCGCATTGCTCGCCAACATCGCGGCGGCGAGCAGCGAAACCGCCGTTGAGAAGGAGGAACCCTATAAGGGCAGCGGATTGTTCGCCTCAGACCTCGATTACCTCACAACCGCTCTTTCTGAGGTCTACTCAACGCCCGCCGCCAACGAGTCGCACGGCGGCGTATCGTGGCGCGAGCACCGCGAACACGGCACCGCAGAACTGACCCCGCCACGCGATCTCGCTCAACGCCTGAAAGTGCTGCCGCAGAGCTATCTCACCGCACGCAACGTCACCGAGCACTTCGCCCTGGCGACCACCCGCCAGCGGGCATCGGCGCTGCTGAAAGACGCGGTGAACAGCCCAGACAGCACAACGATATGGCCCGAAGCACACTATCTCGGCCCGCTCCACCCCATTCTCGACTGGATGAGCGACCGCGCCCTGTCAGAGCTCAGCCGCAATGAGGTCTTCGCGGTACAAACGTCGGTTTCCCACCCCACAGTTTTGGTGCAGGGCTCGCTCACAAACCGCCGTGGCCAGGTTGTCGCGCTGTCGTTCATGACCGTCGCATTCCCGAACCCCGATAACCCCTCATTTGCGCTGGTCGAAACACACGGCAACGCGCGCGCCGCCATTGAAGAAATGGGGCTCACCACGTCGCTCGTGAATACCGGGCGACCCCTTGATATCGGCACGGCGCAACGGTTGGTTCCCGTCGCATACGCCAAAGCAGAATCGAACATTGAAGAAGTGGTGCGGTCATCGCGCGAAGACATCACGAACCGCGTCAGCGCATGGCGCGATCGTGTCGACGAGTGGAAGTCGGATGCCGCCACGCTCACACAAATTCACTCCCTGCGATCCCGCGCACATACAGTCGACCAAGAGCGCGAGATTGCCGAGTCAATGTTGCCCAACCAACGTCTCATTCGCCCGTTGCTTGTGGCAATGCCCGCGGACGAGGAGGCATAA